A portion of the Streptomyces griseiscabiei genome contains these proteins:
- a CDS encoding DUF3592 domain-containing protein, translating to MHPAIWIVGILAISPLLFLPFASWPLVVRRNLRRRGVTVPGKCVRVVSDEGAYFSVYEYSPEGQEKRLRGRTEGRGWPFADEGDEVEVIYDRSDPRSSRLSVELGDVTGWRFATYSIIAWLVLFVPLEIYTVIYYG from the coding sequence GTGCATCCGGCCATCTGGATAGTTGGAATTCTGGCTATTTCTCCTCTCCTTTTCCTGCCGTTCGCCTCGTGGCCGCTCGTCGTCCGAAGGAATCTGCGCCGACGTGGTGTCACGGTCCCAGGGAAATGCGTACGTGTCGTCTCGGACGAGGGCGCCTATTTCTCTGTCTACGAGTATTCGCCGGAAGGGCAGGAGAAGCGCCTGCGAGGCCGGACCGAGGGACGCGGCTGGCCGTTCGCCGACGAAGGGGACGAGGTCGAGGTCATCTACGACCGTTCCGATCCCCGGAGTTCACGGCTGTCGGTGGAACTCGGCGATGTCACCGGCTGGCGTTTCGCGACTTATTCGATCATCGCCTGGCTCGTTCTCTTCGTACCGCTGGAGATATACACCGTCATCTACTACGGCTGA